Sequence from the Fusobacterium periodonticum ATCC 33693 genome:
TCCCCCTTTTGGTACAAAAAAAGGTGGAGAAAGAGCAACAAGAGACGACTTAGTTTTCTCTTCGTCTAATAAGCAATTAAACTTCTTAGAGATTATCTATCGTTCTTTAAATCTAACAGGAAGAGCGAGAGCTGGAGTAGTACTTCCAGATAATGTATTATTTGAAGGTGGAATTGGAAAAGATATAAGACAAGATTTACTAAATAAATGTAATGTTCATACTATATTGAGATTACCAACAGGAATATTCTATGCTCAAGGAGTAAAAACTAATGTATTATTCTTTGATAGAGCTAAGTCTGATATAGGAAATACAAAGGATATTTGGTTCTATGATTTAAGAACTAATATGCCTAATTTTGGTAAAACAACTCCACTTACTGAAAAATATTTTGAAGAATTTATTTCAACTTTTGATAATGATGAAGAAAAAGAAAAGCTAGAAAGATGGACAAAAATCAGCATAGATGAAGTTATCAAGAAAGATTATTCCTTAGATTTGGGTCTAATCAAAGATGAAAGCCTATTAGATATAGAAGCTTTACCTAATCCAATTCTAAACACTAATGAAACTATTGAAAAATTAGAAGAAGCTATTGACTTATTAAAATTAGTTGTGAATGAGCTGAAAAACTGTGGATTAAGTGAGGAAGATTAAAATGGCTAAGAATAAGAATGTTGAAATTAGTTTGGAAGAAAAATTAAGACAAGCCCTTGTCCCAGTTGATGAACAACCATATACAATTCCTAGTAATTGGGTATGGGTAGGATTAAAGTACATTTCAAAAAAAATATTTGCAGGTGGAGATAAGCCAGAAAATTTCTCTAAAATGAAAACAGATAAAAATATATTTCCAATATTCTCAAATGGAATAGATAAAGATGGATTATATGGTTATACTGATGAAGCAAAAGTTTTAGAAAAAGCTTTAACAATATCAGCTCGTGGAACAATTGGATTTACAAAAATAAGGGAAGCAAATTTCACACCAATAATTAGATTAATAGTTATAATCTTAAAAGATAGAATACTATATGAGTTTCTAGATTACTACTTTAAATATAATTCTTTAGAAGGTGTTGGTAGCAGTATACCTCAATTGACTGTTCCAATAGTTAATGAAAAAATTATTCCTCTATCTCCATTGGAAGAGCAAAAAAGAATAGTAGAAAAATTAGATTTCTTATTTGAAAAAACTAAAAAGGCAAAAGAAATAATTGAAGAAATAAAAATTGATATTGAAAACAGAAAAATTTCTATTTTAGATAGAGCTTTTAAAGGAACATTGACATCTAAATGGAGAAATGAGAATAAGACATCAGATGTTAAAGAACTTTTAAAATCTATAAATGAAGAAAAAATTAAAAAGTGGGAAAAAGATTGTCTACAAGCTGAGAAAGATGGTAATAAAAAACCTAAAAAACCAATTATAAAAGAAGTTAAAGATATGATAGTTCCAGTTGATAAACAACCATATAAATTGCCTGATAGTTGGGTATGGGTGAGATTGGGAGAGATTTCAAAATTATCTGGTGGTAGTGGTTTTCCAGAAAAATATCAAGGATTTTTAGATAAAAATATTCCTTTTTACAAGGTAGGAAGTTTAAAAAATATTGACGACAATTTTTATATTGAAAATTCTGAAAATTATATAGATGATGATATACTTACTGAAATTAAAGCAAAACTATTTCCTGCAAATACAATTATATTTGCAAAGATAGGAGAAGCAATAAGATTAAATAGAAGAGCTATTTTAAAAGAAAATTCTTGTATAGATAATAATTTAATGGCATTAGTAAGTAATTCAAGTTGTTATTTTAGATATGTTTATTTTTGGTTAAAAAAGGAAGATTTATATAAATATGCACAAGCTACAACTGTTCCTTCAATAAGACAGTCAACTTTGGAGGAATTAGAATTTCCCCTACCCCCACTAGAAGAACAAGAAGAGATTGTTAGAGCACTAGATGAGGTTTTAGAGAATGAAAATAAAGTAAAAGAATTATTAGAAAAGTCTATCTTACATAAAGCTTTCAAAGGTGAGCTTGGAACTCAAAATAGTAGTGATGAGCCTGCACTTAATTTATTGAAAAGTATTTTATAATTCTAAAAAGAAAAAACACCATTAATTGCCGTTAATGGTGTTTTGTAATCCCGATTTTTCTTTTGCCATTTATGATATACTTCTATATCTAAGTCAATTATAACTTTTAAGCTTAAAAAAGTCAATGATTATGTTATAATATTCACTGTAATCCCAGTAGACATCTCTGTAGCCTTTTAAAAAATGGAGGTGAAAGAATGCCGAAAAAGATTTTGCCATTTATTTTGATAGTTGTATTTTTCCTGATAGTACTTCTATCTAAAAGTGTTTATATTGTTTTTAATTTCAATTTCTAATTCTGAAATTAAAGAAGTATAATAGTATTTTACTTTATGTGGGTTGTAATTGCCGTTACAACCTGCTTTTTATTATGAGCTGGAAATTGAAGTAAATAATAAAAGAAAACACTACTTTCTATAATAAGTGGTGTTTTTTATTTTATTGACAATTATATCCTAATATAGTACCATAATAACAAGAAACAAATAGGTGCTTATTAGCTTAATAAAGGAAGTTGGGTGCGAATCTCACACAGCAAACGCTACTGTATGGTGGACGAAATTACAATAACCACTGGGAAACTGGGAAGGTGTAAAAGTAGGTTGAAACTAAGTCAGGAGACTTACCATTTTATTTTATATTAAACTTTGATTAGGCATCTTCTGTTTCCTAATCTTTTTTATTTATACAAAAAATATTACATATTTAAGAGGAGGAAGTATGAAGAAAAAATTTATGTTATTGGCTTTAATTGTTTTAGGAGGGATGAGTGCTTTTGCAGAAGAAAGCCCTGTTGTAGAACTTAAACAAACAGTTGTAACTTCTGATAGTTTTGGAACACCTGTTCGTGAAACAGCAAAAAATATGACAGTTATTAGTGCAAAAGAAATAAAGGAAAAAGGTGCAAAAACTATTGCTGATGTACTTAGAGGGGTACCAGGAGTTGTTGTTAGACAAATGGATGGAACTTCTCCAACAATAGATTTAAGAGGTTCAGGAGCAACTGCACAATTTAATACTGTTATTTTATTAGATGGTGTTCCAGTAAGTGGACTTGCAGGCTTTAACTTAAATACTGTTCCAATTGAAGAAATTGAAAAAATAGAAGTTCTTCAAGGGGCAGGAGCAGTTATGTATGGAGATGGAGCTATTGGAGGAGTAGTAAATATTATCACAAAAGCACCAACTAATAAAGCTGTTTATGGTGGAGTAGGATTAGAAGTAGGATCTTGGAGAACTATAAGAGAAAATGTTTATCTTGGTGGAAAAATTGGAGATAAATTCTTATTAAATGCTTCATATTCAGGAAATACAAGCAAAGATTATAGAGATAGAAGCCCTCAATATGAAAATAAAAAAGATAAAAGAGATAGTCTTTGGTTAAGAGGAAAATACTTATTAGATAATGGAAGTATAGCAGTTAACTATAATCATAGCGAAGATAAAGATTATTACACAGGTTCTTTGAGTAAAAAACAATTTGATGATAACCCAAGACAAATAGGTTCTTGGAGTGGATATACTTATGGTATAAATGATATTATAAATGCAAAATACAATCAAAAAATAAATGATAAACTTGATATATTCTTAACAGGTGGATATTATAATAATAAAGATAAATTTCAAAATAATTCAACAAGTGAATATTTTATAAGACCAGAAGTAAAAGTAACTTATGCAAAAGATAGTTATGTTACATTGGGACTTGATTATAGAGATGGAAAAAGAAAATTTAAAGATGATGTTTTAATAAATGGTGTAACTCAAAAAGCACCTGATGATAAAAGAGAATCTTTTGCTGGTTATGTTATGAACAAAACAACTTATGGTAACTTTCAATTCACACAAGGATATCGTAGAGAAAAAGTAAAGTATGAATACAGTTCAAAAGTTTATGACCCTATGACTTGGCAATTAAAAGAAATAAAACCACAATCAGCTGATTATGCAAGTAATGACAGTTTTGAATTTGGAGTAAATTATTTATATTCTGATACAGGAAATGTTTTCTTTAATTATACAAGAGCTTTAAGAACTCCAACAATACAAGATGCTGGAGCTTGGTATGGCCCAGTTAAAACTCAAAAGAATGATATTTTTGAAATAGGATTAAGAGATGCATATAAGAATACTTCAATATCAACTTCTGTATTCTATATAAATTCAAAAAATGAAATTTACTATGATAAAACAAATCCATTTAGTTCTAATAACCAAAACTTTGATGGAAAAGTGAGAAGAATTGGAGCTCAATTATCAATGGTACATTATTTTGATAAATTAACATTGAGAGAAAAAGTTTCTTATATAGCACCAAAGGTAACAAGTGGAGTTTATAAAGGACATGAGTTTGCAGGAGTATCAAGATGGACAGCAAATGCAGGAGCAACTTATAATATTACAAAAGGTCTTACTGCAAATATAGACGGATACTATCAAAGTAATGCATATGCAGAAGATGATTTTGACAACTATTTCTCAAAAGGAAATAACTATTTAACAGTTGATGCAAATTTATCTTATGCTTTTGAAAATGGAATAGAACTTTATACAGGTGTTAGCAATTTATTTGATAAAAAATATGCAAATGCAGTAACTTCAACTAGAAGTACTTGGGCACCAGGACCAAGAAAGGTTTACTATCCAGCTAATGGAAGAAGTATATATGCAGGAATTAAATATACATTCTAAAAAAATAATATAGATTATTTATTGGCTACTTGCCAGCCATTAGTGTTTCAAGAGCTCCAAAATGCTCTCTCAACATTAATGGACGTCGCAGTAGCCTGAATTTATGAAAATATTTAATTTTTAAAATTTAGAATACAATTTCACTTATTTTTTACTTACATTAAAGTTTTTTTTAAAATGTAATATTTAATTGATTAATAAAGGGGAAGAAAGTTGAAAAAATTATTTTTATTTCTTATATTATTATTTTCTTTTACAGCTATTGTAAGTGCTAAGGGAGTACAGGCTAAAAAATATAATCATATTGTATCTTTAACTTTAAGTGGAGATGAGATGCTATTTGGACTTGTTTCTGAAAATAGAATAGCAGGTTTAAGTGGAAAAATTAATGAAGATAAAGAAATTTCTAATATTGTAGATAAAGCTAAGAAGTTTCCAAAAGTTGAAGCTAATGAAGAAGTTCTAATATCTTTAGAACCTGATTTAATTATTGTAGCTGATTGGTTATCTAAAAAAACAAGTCATCTTTCAGAACTGACAAGTGCAAAGGTATATATACTCAAGACAGCTAATAGTTATGAAGAGCAAAAAAAGTCAATAAAAGACTTAGCAAACTTAGTAGAAGAAAAA
This genomic interval carries:
- a CDS encoding TonB-dependent receptor family protein yields the protein MKKKFMLLALIVLGGMSAFAEESPVVELKQTVVTSDSFGTPVRETAKNMTVISAKEIKEKGAKTIADVLRGVPGVVVRQMDGTSPTIDLRGSGATAQFNTVILLDGVPVSGLAGFNLNTVPIEEIEKIEVLQGAGAVMYGDGAIGGVVNIITKAPTNKAVYGGVGLEVGSWRTIRENVYLGGKIGDKFLLNASYSGNTSKDYRDRSPQYENKKDKRDSLWLRGKYLLDNGSIAVNYNHSEDKDYYTGSLSKKQFDDNPRQIGSWSGYTYGINDIINAKYNQKINDKLDIFLTGGYYNNKDKFQNNSTSEYFIRPEVKVTYAKDSYVTLGLDYRDGKRKFKDDVLINGVTQKAPDDKRESFAGYVMNKTTYGNFQFTQGYRREKVKYEYSSKVYDPMTWQLKEIKPQSADYASNDSFEFGVNYLYSDTGNVFFNYTRALRTPTIQDAGAWYGPVKTQKNDIFEIGLRDAYKNTSISTSVFYINSKNEIYYDKTNPFSSNNQNFDGKVRRIGAQLSMVHYFDKLTLREKVSYIAPKVTSGVYKGHEFAGVSRWTANAGATYNITKGLTANIDGYYQSNAYAEDDFDNYFSKGNNYLTVDANLSYAFENGIELYTGVSNLFDKKYANAVTSTRSTWAPGPRKVYYPANGRSIYAGIKYTF
- a CDS encoding restriction endonuclease subunit S, whose amino-acid sequence is MAKNKNVEISLEEKLRQALVPVDEQPYTIPSNWVWVGLKYISKKIFAGGDKPENFSKMKTDKNIFPIFSNGIDKDGLYGYTDEAKVLEKALTISARGTIGFTKIREANFTPIIRLIVIILKDRILYEFLDYYFKYNSLEGVGSSIPQLTVPIVNEKIIPLSPLEEQKRIVEKLDFLFEKTKKAKEIIEEIKIDIENRKISILDRAFKGTLTSKWRNENKTSDVKELLKSINEEKIKKWEKDCLQAEKDGNKKPKKPIIKEVKDMIVPVDKQPYKLPDSWVWVRLGEISKLSGGSGFPEKYQGFLDKNIPFYKVGSLKNIDDNFYIENSENYIDDDILTEIKAKLFPANTIIFAKIGEAIRLNRRAILKENSCIDNNLMALVSNSSCYFRYVYFWLKKEDLYKYAQATTVPSIRQSTLEELEFPLPPLEEQEEIVRALDEVLENENKVKELLEKSILHKAFKGELGTQNSSDEPALNLLKSIL